A portion of the Bacillus sp. es.034 genome contains these proteins:
- the glmS gene encoding glutamine--fructose-6-phosphate transaminase (isomerizing), giving the protein MCGIVGYIGSSDTKEILLKGLEKLEYRGYDSAGIAVQNDEGIHVFKEKGRIADLRGIVDDSVSSNTGIGHTRWATHGVPSQVNAHPHQSNSGRFTIVHNGVIENYSQLKREYLTDVTFKSDTDTEVIVQLIEKIVVEGNTVEEAFRQTLMLLKGSYAIALLDSENDETIYVAKNKSPLLVGLGEDFNVVASDAMAMIQVTDQYVELMDKEMVIVTKEKVEIQNLIGEVMERAPYTAEIDASDIEKGTYPHYMLKEIDEQPLVMRKIIQAYQNENNELHIDEQIVGAMKEADRIYIIACGTSYHAGLVGKQFIEKSAGIPVEVHVASEFSYNMPLLSEKPLFIFISQSGETADSRAVLVQIKELGHKSLTITNVAGSTLSREADYTLLLHAGPEIAVASTKAYTAQLAVLAILAHVAGKACGNNQDFDLVQELGIVATAMEALCDTKEEFEDIAREYLATTRNCFFIGRSLDFYVGLEGALKLKEISYIQAEGFAGGELKHGTIALIEEGTPIVALATQEEVNLGIRGNVKEVVARGANPCIISMKGLEDEEDRFVIPEVNPLLTPLISVIPLQLISYYAALHRDCDVDKPRNLAKSVTVE; this is encoded by the coding sequence ATGTGTGGAATTGTAGGATATATTGGAAGTTCAGATACAAAGGAAATTCTTTTAAAAGGTCTTGAAAAGCTTGAATACCGCGGTTATGACTCTGCGGGAATTGCCGTTCAAAATGATGAAGGCATCCATGTATTCAAAGAGAAAGGCCGTATTGCCGATCTTCGCGGAATCGTTGATGACAGTGTATCAAGCAACACAGGAATCGGTCACACTCGCTGGGCTACCCACGGTGTACCAAGCCAGGTGAATGCTCACCCTCATCAAAGTAATTCAGGACGCTTCACGATCGTTCATAACGGAGTAATCGAAAACTACTCCCAACTGAAGCGCGAATACCTGACAGATGTAACCTTCAAGAGTGATACGGATACAGAAGTCATCGTTCAGCTGATTGAAAAGATCGTGGTAGAAGGGAATACAGTAGAGGAAGCTTTCCGTCAAACGCTGATGCTTCTTAAAGGATCTTATGCCATTGCCCTTTTAGATTCTGAGAACGATGAAACCATCTATGTAGCGAAAAACAAAAGTCCACTTCTTGTAGGTCTTGGAGAAGACTTCAACGTTGTCGCAAGTGATGCGATGGCGATGATTCAAGTAACGGATCAATATGTTGAGCTGATGGATAAAGAAATGGTCATCGTAACGAAAGAAAAGGTTGAAATTCAAAACCTGATCGGTGAAGTAATGGAACGTGCTCCTTACACGGCTGAAATCGATGCCAGTGATATTGAAAAAGGAACATACCCTCACTACATGCTGAAGGAAATTGACGAGCAGCCATTAGTGATGCGTAAAATCATCCAGGCTTACCAAAACGAGAACAACGAGCTTCACATCGATGAGCAGATCGTCGGCGCGATGAAAGAAGCGGATCGTATCTACATCATTGCATGTGGAACGAGCTACCACGCTGGTCTGGTTGGAAAGCAATTCATCGAGAAGAGCGCAGGGATCCCTGTAGAAGTTCATGTAGCAAGTGAATTCAGCTACAATATGCCTTTACTTTCTGAAAAGCCATTGTTCATCTTCATTTCTCAAAGTGGAGAAACAGCAGATAGCCGTGCCGTACTGGTCCAGATTAAAGAGCTGGGACATAAATCATTAACAATCACAAACGTAGCAGGTTCTACCCTGTCCCGTGAAGCGGATTACACATTGCTTCTTCATGCAGGACCTGAGATCGCTGTTGCTTCAACGAAAGCGTACACAGCACAGCTCGCCGTGCTTGCAATCCTTGCACACGTCGCAGGTAAAGCATGTGGAAACAACCAGGACTTTGACCTTGTTCAGGAACTGGGTATCGTGGCTACTGCCATGGAAGCACTTTGCGATACGAAAGAAGAGTTTGAAGATATCGCACGCGAATATCTTGCAACTACTCGCAATTGTTTCTTCATCGGTCGTTCACTGGACTTCTATGTAGGTCTTGAAGGTGCATTGAAGCTGAAAGAAATCTCTTACATCCAGGCAGAAGGATTTGCCGGAGGAGAGCTTAAACACGGTACGATCGCCCTTATCGAAGAAGGTACACCGATCGTTGCCCTTGCAACACAGGAAGAAGTAAACCTAGGCATCAGAGGGAATGTGAAAGAGGTAGTCGCTCGTGGAGCCAACCCTTGTATCATTTCCATGAAAGGTCTAGAAGACGAAGAAGATCGCTTCGTCATCCCGGAGGTTAACCCATTGTTAACACCTCTTATCTCTGTCATCCCATTACAATTAATCTCTTACTATGCTGCCCTGCACCGCGATTGCGATGTAGATAAGCCGCGTAACCTGGCTAAGTCGGTTACGGTTGAGTAA
- the glmM gene encoding phosphoglucosamine mutase, with protein MGKYFGTDGVRGVANTELTPELAFKLGRFGGYVLTKDATRPKILIGRDTRISGHMLEGALVAGLLSIGAEVMRLGVISTPGVAYLTKALGAQAGVMISASHNPVADNGIKFFGPDGFKLSDDQESEIEDLLDQTVDGLPRPTGADLGQVSDYFEGGQKYLQYLKQSVDEDFDGLHIALDCAHGATSALATHLFADLDADISTMGASPNGLNINEGVGSTHPETLAEMVKEKGADLGLAFDGDGDRIIAIDEHGQIVDGDQIMYICGKYLKSQGQLKQSTVVSTVMSNLGFHKGLEENGIQSIQTAVGDRYVVEEMKKNGYTLGGEQSGHIIFLDYNTTGDGLLTGIQLVNIMKVTGKSLSELAGEMQKFPQKLVNVRVTDKHHVTDNETVKNVIQKVEEEMNGNGRILVRPSGTEPLVRVMAEAPTEELCEQYVNEIVQVVDQEMGLNE; from the coding sequence ATGGGTAAGTATTTTGGAACGGATGGAGTAAGAGGTGTAGCAAATACCGAATTGACACCGGAATTAGCGTTTAAGCTCGGCCGATTTGGTGGATATGTTCTGACAAAGGATGCTACACGTCCCAAAATATTGATTGGACGGGATACCCGTATTTCCGGCCATATGCTGGAAGGGGCTCTTGTAGCGGGACTTCTTTCAATAGGTGCTGAAGTGATGCGCTTAGGCGTGATTTCAACTCCTGGTGTCGCTTATTTAACGAAGGCGCTGGGAGCTCAGGCAGGGGTTATGATTTCCGCTTCTCATAACCCGGTAGCAGATAACGGAATTAAATTCTTCGGACCGGATGGCTTCAAGCTTTCCGATGATCAGGAAAGTGAAATAGAAGATCTGTTGGACCAAACCGTTGACGGGCTTCCTCGTCCAACCGGCGCAGATCTTGGACAGGTAAGTGACTATTTCGAAGGCGGTCAGAAGTATCTGCAGTATTTAAAACAATCAGTAGACGAAGATTTCGATGGTTTACATATTGCGTTAGATTGTGCACACGGTGCTACATCCGCTCTTGCCACTCACCTGTTCGCTGATCTGGATGCCGATATTTCCACAATGGGAGCATCCCCAAATGGATTGAACATCAATGAAGGTGTCGGGTCCACTCATCCTGAAACATTGGCTGAAATGGTGAAAGAAAAAGGTGCGGATCTGGGTCTTGCCTTTGATGGAGATGGAGATCGGATCATCGCCATTGATGAGCACGGACAGATCGTCGACGGCGATCAGATCATGTACATCTGCGGTAAGTACTTGAAATCACAAGGGCAATTAAAACAGTCTACCGTTGTATCGACTGTAATGAGTAATCTAGGGTTCCATAAAGGACTTGAAGAGAATGGCATCCAGAGCATCCAGACAGCCGTAGGAGATCGCTACGTTGTAGAAGAAATGAAGAAAAACGGCTATACACTCGGCGGTGAGCAGTCTGGCCATATTATCTTCCTCGATTACAATACGACAGGGGACGGACTTTTAACGGGTATTCAGCTTGTGAACATCATGAAGGTGACGGGTAAATCACTGTCTGAACTTGCCGGGGAGATGCAGAAGTTCCCTCAGAAGCTTGTGAACGTACGAGTGACGGATAAGCACCATGTCACGGATAACGAAACGGTGAAAAACGTCATTCAAAAGGTGGAAGAAGAAATGAACGGAAATGGCCGTATTCTTGTACGTCCTTCCGGAACAGAGCCTTTGGTACGTGTAATGGCGGAAGCACCTACGGAAGAACTTTGTGAGCAATATGTGAATGAAATCGTACAGGTCGTCGATCAGGAAATGGGTCTGAACGAATAG
- a CDS encoding CdaR family protein: protein MDKFMESRWFMRIVGLMLAFILYLSVNFDDIQKTANNSNGTSQNAIETIQDVPLEVFYDSENLEVSGLPDTVNLTVEGSKAIVQQTKTLKDFQVYVDLNDIGIGEHRVDIQIQNISDKLDVKIDPDFANISVQEKVTEEFSVEPKFNESILSNGYEAEGLAVDPKSVKVTGSKNEVERVAYVIATLDVDEEINENVTREARVQVLDREYNKLDVQIDPEVVDVTVSVVNPSKAVPVTIKQKGSLPKGTTLESISVEPKEATVFGRQDVLDTVEELLAEVDLSKITKDSTITVPLALQDGLNKVAPEEVKVTVDVNTTEEKSLSGIEIKPEGLADEYEYTIMEPENGVVDVSLKGENEEVSGVKKEDFSLALDLTGLEPGEHEVEIEAEGPENVEWTLSQKKVKVEIKEKNTSA, encoded by the coding sequence ATGGATAAATTCATGGAAAGCCGCTGGTTCATGCGTATCGTCGGACTCATGTTAGCCTTCATTCTTTACCTATCCGTGAACTTTGACGATATTCAGAAGACGGCCAACAATAGTAACGGTACGTCCCAGAATGCAATTGAAACAATCCAGGACGTCCCGCTTGAAGTGTTCTACGATAGTGAGAACTTGGAAGTGTCAGGCTTGCCAGATACGGTGAATTTGACCGTGGAAGGATCAAAAGCGATTGTCCAACAGACGAAAACCCTGAAAGACTTTCAAGTATATGTTGATTTAAATGATATCGGAATAGGCGAACACCGGGTGGATATCCAGATTCAGAACATCTCTGATAAATTGGATGTAAAGATCGACCCTGATTTCGCCAATATTTCCGTCCAGGAAAAGGTCACGGAAGAATTCTCAGTCGAACCTAAGTTCAATGAAAGCATTCTGTCTAATGGATATGAGGCAGAAGGTCTTGCCGTTGATCCGAAATCCGTGAAGGTGACAGGTTCGAAGAATGAAGTAGAGCGGGTTGCCTACGTGATTGCCACACTCGATGTAGACGAAGAGATCAATGAAAATGTGACAAGGGAAGCCAGGGTGCAGGTACTTGATCGGGAGTACAACAAACTGGATGTCCAGATAGATCCTGAAGTGGTGGATGTGACGGTGTCAGTTGTGAATCCGAGTAAAGCCGTACCAGTCACTATTAAACAAAAGGGAAGTCTTCCGAAGGGTACTACCCTTGAGTCGATTTCAGTGGAACCTAAAGAAGCAACGGTCTTTGGAAGGCAGGATGTACTCGACACAGTGGAAGAACTCCTGGCAGAAGTCGATCTTTCCAAGATCACGAAGGATTCGACCATTACTGTGCCCCTCGCCCTCCAGGATGGATTGAATAAAGTGGCTCCCGAAGAAGTGAAAGTCACAGTTGATGTGAACACAACCGAGGAGAAAAGCTTATCCGGAATCGAAATCAAACCTGAAGGATTGGCTGACGAATATGAGTACACCATCATGGAACCTGAAAACGGAGTAGTGGACGTGTCACTGAAAGGTGAGAACGAAGAAGTGAGTGGTGTGAAGAAAGAAGATTTCTCTCTCGCTCTCGATCTTACAGGGCTCGAACCCGGGGAACATGAGGTAGAAATAGAAGCGGAAGGGCCTGAGAATGTTGAATGGACCCTTTCGCAAAAAAAGGTAAAAGTAGAAATTAAAGAAAAGAACACATCAGCATAG
- the cdaA gene encoding diadenylate cyclase CdaA, with protein MPFIDIFSDYSALDYVSDIVDILVVWFVIYKLIMLIKGTKAVQLLKGIFVIIIVRGLSSIFGLDTLGWMMEQALTWGFLAIIIIFQPELRRALEQLGRGRLFSRTGLQEEEEQEQMIESMTKAVSYMAKRRIGALLTLERETGMSDYIETGIPLDAKISSQLLINIFIPNTPLHDGAVIVQKNQIAAAACYLPLSESPFISKELGTRHRAALGVSEVTDSITIVVSEETGAISITKNGELHRDLSLERFREILTLELIGDKTNASSTKWSFRGKKENG; from the coding sequence ATGCCGTTTATCGATATTTTTTCGGATTACTCCGCGCTGGATTATGTCTCTGATATTGTAGATATACTCGTTGTATGGTTTGTAATCTATAAACTGATCATGCTGATAAAAGGAACGAAAGCAGTACAATTATTAAAAGGTATTTTTGTCATCATCATTGTAAGGGGCCTGAGTAGTATCTTTGGTCTCGATACACTGGGATGGATGATGGAACAAGCCCTCACATGGGGGTTCCTTGCGATCATCATCATCTTCCAGCCTGAACTCCGCCGTGCCCTTGAACAGCTTGGGCGTGGCCGTCTGTTCTCGAGGACAGGGCTTCAGGAGGAAGAAGAGCAGGAACAGATGATTGAATCCATGACAAAAGCCGTAAGCTACATGGCAAAGCGTCGGATCGGGGCCCTCCTTACTCTTGAGAGGGAGACGGGGATGAGTGATTATATTGAAACAGGTATACCCCTTGATGCGAAAATTTCGTCCCAGCTGCTCATTAATATCTTCATCCCGAATACACCACTCCATGACGGAGCGGTGATTGTACAGAAGAATCAAATCGCAGCAGCTGCATGCTATCTTCCGTTATCAGAGAGTCCTTTCATCTCTAAGGAACTGGGAACAAGGCACAGAGCCGCACTCGGTGTCAGTGAAGTGACAGATAGTATCACCATCGTTGTATCAGAAGAAACGGGAGCTATCTCCATTACGAAAAATGGGGAGTTGCATCGCGACCTCTCTCTGGAGCGCTTCAGGGAAATTCTTACGTTAGAGCTAATTGGCGATAAGACGAATGCTTCCTCGACAAAATGGAGCTTTAGGGGGAAGAAAGAAAATGGATAA
- a CDS encoding anti-sigma factor, giving the protein MKPCPEEIIDYMHDYLDGDLNREKEETLKHHLQECSECQHHFHELKKAIAFVQSTSHISASADFTDKVMAGLPKEKKKIGVQRWFRHHPLLTAAALFLFFMTGSFLTSWNDEDFSFTKNTKLVVQDHTVVVPEGEVVKGDLTVRNGDVKIEGKVTGNVTVINGKQYLASAGSVTGEIHEIDEAFEWLWYQIKKGAKDTVDWGNSQLEEK; this is encoded by the coding sequence ATGAAGCCTTGTCCTGAAGAAATCATCGACTATATGCACGATTATTTAGATGGAGACTTAAATAGGGAAAAAGAAGAAACGCTGAAACATCATTTGCAGGAATGCAGCGAGTGCCAGCATCATTTTCATGAATTGAAGAAAGCGATTGCGTTTGTACAAAGCACATCCCATATCAGTGCTTCTGCAGACTTTACAGATAAAGTCATGGCGGGATTACCGAAAGAGAAGAAGAAGATCGGGGTACAGAGATGGTTCCGTCACCATCCGCTACTTACGGCTGCGGCTCTGTTCCTGTTCTTTATGACAGGAAGTTTCCTTACCTCCTGGAATGATGAAGACTTCTCATTTACGAAAAATACTAAATTAGTCGTTCAGGATCATACGGTTGTCGTACCTGAGGGGGAAGTTGTAAAGGGTGATCTGACCGTCCGGAATGGTGATGTGAAAATAGAAGGAAAAGTCACAGGGAACGTGACCGTCATCAACGGTAAGCAATACCTGGCTTCTGCAGGCAGTGTGACAGGGGAAATCCATGAAATCGATGAGGCGTTTGAGTGGCTTTGGTACCAGATCAAAAAAGGGGCTAAAGACACGGTGGATTGGGGAAATTCGCAACTTGAAGAAAAGTAG
- the sigW gene encoding RNA polymerase sigma factor SigW, giving the protein MEALVNKRIKQVLKGDQNAFAELVELYKDKVFQICFRMLGNRHEAEDIAQEAFIRAYVNIETFNQKRKFSTWLFRIATNLCIDRIRKKKPDYFLDAEVAGTEGLTMYSQVAADVQLPEDEVENMELQETIQKEISKLPEKYRSVIVLKYIEELPLQEISDILDLPLGTVKTRVHRGREALRKQLRSL; this is encoded by the coding sequence ATGGAAGCGTTAGTGAATAAACGGATAAAACAAGTATTGAAAGGTGATCAAAATGCCTTTGCAGAATTGGTCGAGCTTTATAAAGATAAAGTGTTCCAAATTTGCTTCCGGATGCTAGGGAATCGTCATGAAGCAGAGGATATCGCCCAAGAGGCATTTATTCGGGCATACGTAAATATAGAGACTTTTAATCAAAAGAGGAAGTTTTCGACCTGGCTGTTCAGGATTGCGACGAATCTTTGTATCGACCGGATCCGGAAGAAAAAGCCGGATTACTTCCTGGATGCTGAGGTGGCAGGAACGGAAGGATTGACGATGTACTCACAGGTGGCTGCTGATGTTCAGCTCCCGGAAGATGAAGTGGAGAATATGGAGTTGCAGGAGACCATACAGAAAGAAATTTCCAAGTTACCGGAGAAATATCGATCGGTCATCGTTTTAAAATACATTGAAGAGCTCCCGCTTCAAGAAATCAGCGATATACTGGATCTACCGTTAGGAACGGTTAAAACGAGGGTACATAGAGGGCGGGAAGCTCTCAGAAAACAATTACGATCACTGTAG
- a CDS encoding aspartyl-phosphate phosphatase Spo0E family protein, with the protein MRRRVNDLLFQIEDCRRQMVELALKSSFADEQVVDLSTRLDDLLNQYQVVKHH; encoded by the coding sequence ATGAGAAGAAGAGTGAATGATTTATTATTTCAAATTGAAGACTGCCGTCGCCAAATGGTCGAACTAGCATTAAAGTCTTCCTTTGCCGATGAGCAAGTAGTTGATTTGAGCACTCGTCTTGACGATCTGTTAAATCAATATCAAGTAGTCAAGCACCATTGA
- the rocF gene encoding arginase: MKRNISIIGVPMDLGQMRRGVDMGPSAIRYAGIVERLENLGYDIKDLGDIEIGQAERVHNNPDTNLRNLKAVAEASETLAGKVNDVIGSGDFPLIFGGDHSIAIGTLAGVSPHYENLGVIWYDAHGDLNTGDTSPSGNIHGMPLAVSLGIGHEDLTGIGQSSPKIKPENIVIIGARSLDEGERELIKEKGIKVYTMHEIDRLGMTRVMEESIDYLKGRTDGVHLSLDLDGLDPSDAPGVGTPVLGGISYRESHLAMEMLEESGLITSAEFVEVNPILDEKNKTATVAVALMGSLFGEKLL; the protein is encoded by the coding sequence ATGAAAAGAAATATTTCAATTATTGGTGTACCGATGGATTTAGGTCAAATGCGCAGAGGTGTGGACATGGGACCGAGTGCGATTCGTTATGCCGGTATCGTTGAAAGACTTGAGAACCTGGGATATGACATCAAGGACCTTGGTGATATCGAGATTGGTCAAGCTGAGCGTGTACATAATAATCCTGATACAAATTTACGAAATTTGAAAGCGGTTGCTGAAGCGAGTGAAACACTTGCCGGTAAGGTGAATGATGTCATCGGCAGCGGAGATTTCCCGTTGATCTTTGGTGGGGATCACAGTATTGCAATTGGAACATTGGCAGGGGTTTCGCCTCATTATGAGAACTTAGGGGTGATTTGGTATGATGCCCATGGTGATTTGAATACAGGAGACACCTCTCCGTCTGGAAATATACACGGGATGCCCCTGGCAGTGAGCCTTGGGATCGGCCATGAGGATTTAACGGGGATCGGGCAAAGTTCACCAAAGATCAAGCCTGAGAACATCGTCATCATCGGAGCACGTTCTCTAGATGAAGGAGAAAGGGAGTTAATTAAGGAAAAAGGCATCAAAGTGTATACGATGCATGAAATCGACCGCCTTGGTATGACAAGGGTTATGGAAGAGTCCATTGATTACTTGAAGGGAAGAACGGATGGGGTTCATCTATCACTTGATTTAGACGGCCTGGATCCAAGTGATGCCCCTGGAGTAGGGACTCCTGTCCTTGGAGGGATCAGCTACCGGGAGAGTCATCTGGCGATGGAAATGCTAGAGGAGTCCGGATTGATTACGTCTGCTGAATTCGTGGAGGTAAATCCTATCCTTGATGAGAAGAATAAGACGGCTACGGTTGCCGTTGCGTTAATGGGATCTCTCTTTGGAGAGAAGTTACTTTAA
- the pdaB gene encoding polysaccharide deacetylase family sporulation protein PdaB has translation MNTFHTVNAKKLKQISLIIVISFFTALFVYSSNLSTLSVFSTKDGPKAIYKGEKGVAITFNIGWGDEKAKPILEELKKMNVTSATFFLSGAWAERHPDLVEQIVKQGYEIGNLGYAYSDYTEMEPNKIKQDIMKADEVFKKLNVKDVKLLRVPTGHFDKATLKVADSLGLTVVHWSVDSKDWTNPGVEEILNNISKAKKGDIVLLHASDSAKQTKDALPSIVKELKGKGKFITVSDMISNGDAKSSLIQ, from the coding sequence TTGAATACGTTTCACACAGTAAACGCTAAGAAATTGAAGCAAATTAGTTTGATCATCGTGATTTCTTTCTTTACTGCTTTGTTTGTATATAGCAGTAACCTCTCGACCCTATCCGTTTTCAGTACGAAGGATGGTCCGAAGGCGATTTACAAAGGTGAAAAAGGAGTGGCGATCACCTTCAATATTGGTTGGGGAGATGAAAAAGCCAAGCCGATCCTTGAAGAATTAAAGAAAATGAATGTGACTTCCGCTACCTTCTTTCTTTCCGGAGCCTGGGCTGAGCGACACCCCGATTTAGTGGAACAAATCGTGAAGCAGGGTTATGAGATCGGAAATCTCGGCTATGCCTATTCCGACTATACGGAGATGGAACCGAACAAGATTAAGCAGGACATCATGAAGGCGGATGAGGTATTTAAAAAATTGAATGTGAAAGATGTAAAATTATTACGAGTGCCAACGGGACATTTCGATAAAGCAACGTTGAAGGTTGCCGATTCCCTCGGCTTAACGGTCGTCCACTGGAGCGTGGACTCAAAGGATTGGACTAATCCCGGAGTGGAAGAGATCCTAAATAATATTAGCAAAGCTAAAAAAGGGGACATCGTCCTGCTTCATGCATCAGACTCAGCTAAACAGACGAAGGACGCCCTGCCGTCCATAGTGAAAGAGCTTAAAGGAAAAGGCAAGTTCATTACGGTATCCGACATGATTTCAAACGGTGATGCCAAGTCATCTCTTATACAGTAA
- a CDS encoding KinB-signaling pathway activation protein, with amino-acid sequence MTIRNWIRLFIHTLVIGGAVTGVAALIIRWDQFGPYFQDGDVIGILSSLLWFIFVGFTFSVISQMGYFAYLTIHQFGMGMFKSLWNPVQVVLIALVLFDLIYFRFRAFAVEGESYTPYILLGIGIFVVGLVVAYIKNQQSEAQTNTFVSALFFMIVVTTLEWLPVLLVNSVKWLYLMLLALLACNAFQLLRLPKYIEKSQTERERRQSAKG; translated from the coding sequence GTGACCATCCGCAATTGGATTCGTTTATTTATTCATACGTTAGTAATCGGAGGAGCCGTTACAGGTGTCGCCGCCCTGATCATAAGATGGGATCAGTTCGGACCATACTTTCAGGACGGTGACGTGATTGGGATATTATCGAGTTTACTTTGGTTCATATTTGTAGGATTTACGTTTAGTGTCATCAGTCAAATGGGCTATTTCGCTTACTTAACCATCCATCAATTCGGGATGGGGATGTTTAAGAGCTTATGGAACCCCGTTCAAGTGGTGCTGATCGCCCTTGTCCTGTTCGATTTAATTTACTTCCGATTCAGAGCCTTCGCTGTAGAGGGAGAATCGTATACGCCTTATATTCTTCTCGGAATCGGGATCTTTGTAGTGGGTCTTGTTGTGGCTTACATCAAAAATCAACAATCAGAAGCACAAACCAACACATTTGTTTCAGCCCTATTCTTTATGATCGTTGTGACGACACTTGAATGGCTTCCGGTATTACTGGTCAATTCCGTGAAATGGCTGTATCTTATGCTGCTCGCCCTTCTTGCCTGTAACGCATTCCAACTATTGCGCCTTCCTAAGTACATAGAGAAGTCTCAGACGGAAAGGGAACGCAGACAATCGGCTAAGGGTTGA
- the gerD gene encoding spore germination lipoprotein GerD has product MKRYSFLFLLPFLLLSACGGGGDTGSGKMDYEETKKMVVDILKTDDGKKAIQQVMSDEKMKSELIMDQGVVTDTISKTLTSEKGTEFWKKSFEDPKFAEAMAKSMKDGNEKLLKDLMKDPEYQGMMMDLLKDPEFKKELTEVLKSQEYKEHLQKVITETFQSPLFKAKLQDVLLKAAGEIKDGGKSEGSSSQSSGSDQGGSGDSGGTGSGGGGQ; this is encoded by the coding sequence ATGAAAAGATATTCCTTTCTTTTTCTATTGCCCTTTCTTCTTCTATCCGCTTGTGGCGGTGGCGGGGATACGGGCAGTGGCAAAATGGATTACGAAGAAACCAAGAAGATGGTTGTTGATATATTAAAGACGGATGACGGTAAAAAAGCCATCCAGCAAGTCATGTCTGATGAAAAAATGAAGTCAGAGCTTATTATGGATCAGGGTGTTGTAACCGATACGATATCCAAAACCCTTACATCTGAAAAGGGGACAGAATTCTGGAAGAAATCCTTTGAAGATCCGAAGTTTGCTGAAGCCATGGCAAAAAGCATGAAGGATGGCAACGAAAAATTGCTCAAGGACCTCATGAAGGACCCTGAGTACCAAGGAATGATGATGGACCTTTTAAAGGATCCGGAATTCAAAAAAGAGCTTACCGAAGTATTAAAGAGCCAGGAATACAAGGAACATTTGCAAAAGGTGATTACGGAGACCTTCCAAAGCCCGCTATTCAAGGCTAAGCTGCAGGATGTATTATTGAAGGCTGCAGGGGAAATCAAAGATGGCGGAAAAAGTGAAGGCAGCAGCAGTCAATCATCAGGCAGTGACCAGGGTGGTTCTGGAGACTCCGGTGGTACAGGCAGCGGTGGCGGGGGTCAATAG